In Nomia melanderi isolate GNS246 chromosome 4, iyNomMela1, whole genome shotgun sequence, the following are encoded in one genomic region:
- the Tor gene encoding serine/threonine-protein kinase Tor — protein sequence MSCMLVQQFVQRLKSRNEEARNKAARDLCLYVKTELREASQEEITAFMDEFNHHIFEMVSGSDVNEKKGGILAIVCLIGADVGNINTRTIRFANYLRNLLPSNDVGVMELAAKTVGKLALVSGTYTAEYVEFEVKRAFEWLGGDRHEGKRHAAVLVLRELAVSMPTYFFQQVTPFFELIFNAIRDPKPVIREGAVEALRAALVVTAQRETAKQMHKSQWYKQCYDEIVAGFEEMYTRERGVNKDDRVHGSLLILNELLRCSNVQWERNYEGLMERLNCSTQQNENDILSLMPRLKTTIVSKWSSSSQNSANSQQTLYPAHESAVCRCLMQERLDDIYNDVMSQRMSRNPHIQHALMMLLPRLAAFNKEKFTKDHLKESLSYLLMTLRSREKDRYAAFTTIGFIAVAVEDSINPYLSKIMEVIKNLLPSKETSAKKRGTSLEPAVFVCITLLGHAVKQVIAADVRDLLESMLTTGLSSILTISLRELAHSVPSLKPDISQGLLRMLSQVLMQKPLRHPGAPWTTTSPISAAPTEVDIPSTVLALKTLGTFNFDGNPLLQFVRRCAEHFLTFEQAEVRLEAVRTCSRLLRLALNQPGPTVTNTVSTVLGKLLVVGITDTDSDVRMWVLASLDDSFDIHLAQAENLSALFIAMNDEMFEIRELAIRTIGRLSTMNPAYVMPSLRKTLIQFLTELEHSGMGRNKEQAARMLDHLVVSAPRLIRPYMEPILKVLVPKLKEPESNPGVILAILRAIGDLAEVNGAEMQQWMPELLSILLEMLVDASSPEKRGVALWVLGQLVGSTGHVVKPYMQYPSLLDVLINFLKTEQQPIIRRETIRVLGLLGALDPYKHKMNLGQIDSQLDTLTSMADTKSETENTQDLTTSEMLVNMSSSTLEEYYPAIAIATLMRIIRDPTLSQHHTMVVQAVTFIFKSLGIKCVPYISQVMPSFLNVVRTADVNFREYLFQQLAILIAIVKQHIRNYLDDIFNLIKEFWTVNSPLQSTLILLVEHIAVALGAEFKIYLPQLMPQILRVLTHDTSKDRSVTVKLLQALQKFGNNLDNYLHLVLPPIVKLFHTTECPTTVNKVALETIDHLADTLDFTDFASRIVHPLVRTLDQCPEQRVTAMDTLCALVIQLGKKYQIFIPLVQKIMTKHKIINSRYDVLIDKILTETTVTDGEDFLLMRHRHSRNKNRDLSLTSSDTTTIKRLHVSASNLQKAWTATRRVSKDDWLEWLRSLSIGLLKESPSPALRSCWALAQTYSQLPRDLFNAAFVSCWTELDETYRSELIQTLQQALMVPDLPEITQTILNLAEFMEHCDKGPLPLDNKILGERAMHCRAYAKALHYKEDEFHKSRNSNVFESLISINNKLQQKEAAEGLLEYVMNQNNQQDLKVQVRWYEKLHNWDKALQLYRERLEGDPADVESTLGEMRCLEALGEWGQLHDVATKYWSNQNDEMKQRMARMAAAAAWGLSQWESMEKYVSLIPKDTQDGAFYRAVLAIHDEQYNVAHQLIDSARDLLDTELTAMAGESYQRAYNAMVEVQKLAELEEVIQFKLVPERRLTIKSMWWERLQGGQRIVEDWQKIIQVHTLVVSPQDDMYTWLKYASLCRKSGSLMLCHKTLVMLLGTDPSLTPDQPLPTTYPQVTFAYCKHMWVANKREEAYGQLQKFVQTSRQQTTLTVVNQEDEKQQEMRKRLLARCYLKLGEWLEALEGINEHSIPAVLSYYAAATEHDPTWYKAWHAFAYTNFETVLFYKHQQGDSNTESTPGNGTRGNLSSSQYISKFTVPAVEGFFRSINLSHGNSLQDTLRLLTLWFDYGQWPEVYEAIVEGIRLIEINTWLQVIPQLIARIDTPRALVGRCIHHLLIDIGKAHPQALVYPLTVASKSASHARKTAANKILKSMCEHSPTLVQQAMMASDELIRVAILWHELWHEGLEEASRLYFGERNVRGMFDTLEPLHAMLERGPQTLKETSFNQAYGRDLMEAQEWCHKYKASRNVRDLNQAWDLYYHVFRRISRQLPQLTSLELQYVSPKLLLCRDLELAVPGSYSPGQPVVRIASIHSSMQVITSKQRPRKLCIKGSNGKDYMFLLKGHEDLRQDERVMQLFGLVNTLLLHDPDTFRRNLTIQRYAVIPLSTNSGLIGWVPHCDTLHTLIRDYREKKKILLNIEHKIMLRMAPGYDHLMLMQKVEVFEHALEHTHGDDLSRLLWLKSPSSEVWFDRRTNYTRSLAVMSMVGYILGLGDRHPSNLMLDRLSGKILHIDFGDCFEVAMTREKFPEKIPFRLTRMLINAMEVTGIEGTYRRTCESVMSVLHRNKDSLMAVLEAFVYDPLLNWRLMDNATPKSKRSDAQGMSASSNQEHGDTLDSLTATLPKKGVPCSIENGGDTNQPEALNKKALAIITRVRDKLTGRDFSHEETLSVQRQVDLLIQQATNNENLCQCYIGWCPFW from the exons ATGTCGTGTATGCTTGTACAACAATTTGTTCAAAGACTTAAATCCAGAAATGAAGAAGCACGTAACAAAGCAGCGAGAGACTTGTGTCTCTACGTTAAAACGGAATTGCGAGAAGCATCGCAGGAAGAAATTACAGCGTTTATGGATGAATTTAACCACCATATATTCGAAATGGTATCTGGATCGGATGTGAACGAGAAGAAAGGAGGTATATTGGCCATAGTTTGCCTTATCGGTGCAGACGTAGGAAACATTAACACGAGAACTATAAGGTTtgcaaattatttaagaaatctgTTACCTTCGAACGATGTGGGTGTTATGGAACTGGCTGCTAAAACTGTCGGGAAGTTAGCGTTAGTTTCAGGTACCTATACGGCAGAGTATGTAGAATTTGAAGTGAAACGTGCCTTCGAATGGCTGGGTGGAGATAGACACGAAGGTAAAAGACATGCTGCTGTTCTTGTTTTAAGAGAACTAGCTGTATCTATGCCGACATATTTTTTTCAACAAGTGACTCCATTTTTCGAACTTATATTTAACGCTATACGTGATCCAAAACCTGTGATAAGGGAAGGTGCTGTAGAAGCATTGCGTGCCGCTTTGGTTGTTACCGCGCAGAGGGAAACGGCGAAACAGATGCACAAATCGCAGTGGTACAAACAATGCTACGATGAAATAGTAGCAGGATTCGAGGAAATGTATACCAGAGAAAGGGGAGTAAACAAGGATGACAGAGTACACGGTTCGTTGTTGATATTAAACGAGTTACTTAGGTGCAGTAATGTTCAATGGGAAAGAAATTACGAAGGTTTAATGGAACGATTAAACTGTTCCACGCAACAAAACGAAAACGATATACTGTCATTGATGCCACGGTTGAAAACAACTATAGTATCCAAATGGTCCAGTTCTTCTCAAAATTCAGCCAATTCCCAACAAACGTTGTACCCGGCTCATGAATCCGCAGTTTGCCGTTGTTTGATGCAAGAGAGATTGGACGATATTTATAATGATGTAATGAGTCAAAGAATGTCTAGAAATCCACACATTCAACATGCTCTGATGATGTTGTTGCCAAGACTCGCTGCATTCAATAAAGAGAAATTTACAAAAGATCATTTAAAGGAATCATTATCGTACCTGTTGATGACATTGCGCAGCAGAGAAAAGGATAGGTACGCCGCGTTTACGACAATTGGATTTATAGCAGTCGCGGTGGAAGATTCGATAAATCCGTATCTCTCTAAAATTATGGAAGTGATTAAGAATTTATTGCCGTCTAAAGAAACGTCTGCCAAGAAACGCGGTACATCTTTGGAGCCTGCAGTATTTGTGTGTATAACACTGCTTGGACATGCCGTGAAACAAGTGATAGCCGCGGATGTGAGAGATTTACTGGAATCCATGTTAACAACCGGATTAAGCTCGATTCTTACGATTTCTCTCCGAGAATTAGCTCACAGCGTTCCATCGTTAAAACCTGACATATCTCAAGGGCTGTTAAGAATGTTATCTCAGGTCCTAATGCAGAAACCGTTGAGGCATCCTGGCGCGCCATGGACCACGACCAGTCCCATTTCCGCAGCACCGACGGAAGTGGATATTCCGTCCACGGTATTAGCATTGAAGACTCTTGGGACATTTAATTTCGATGGAAACCCGCTTCTACAGTTTGTGCGACGATGCGCGGAACATTTCCTTACCTTCGAACAAGCAGAAGTGCGATTGGAAGCTGTGAGAACGTGTTCAAGGTTATTAAGACTGGCGTTAAACCAACCGGGACCTACAGTAACGAATACTGTCTCTACCGTTCTTGGGAAATTGTTGGTTGTAGGTATCACAGACACCGATTCCGACGTGCGAATGTGGGTTCTTGCCTCTCTGGACGATTCTTTCGACATTCATCTGGCACAAGCAGAAAATCTGTCTGCATTATTCATCGCGATGAACGACGAGATGTTCGAGATCAGAGAACTGGCGATTCGCACGATTGGAAGACTGAGTACCATGAATCCAGCTTACGTAATGCCCTCTTTACGTAAAACACTTATACAATTCTTAACGGAGTTGGAGCATTCTGGTATGGGTCGCAACAAGGAGCAGGCCGCTCGTATGCTAGATCACTTGGTCGTTAGCGCGCCAAGACTTATACGGCCATACATGGAGCCCATTTTGAAAGTTCTCGTTCCGAAGCTGAAGGAGCCTGAATCGAACCCTGGGGTGATTTTAGCGATACTACGTGCTATCGGTGACTTGGCGGAAGTTAACGGTGCTGAAATGCAACAATGGATGCCGGAACTGTTATCTATACTGCTCGAAATGCTGGTGGACGCCAGTTCTCCAGAAAAAAGGGGAGTCGCGTTATGGGTTCTGGGCCAGTTGGTTGGAAGTACGGGGCATGTTGTGAAACCGTACATGCAGTATCCCTCGTTGTTGGACGTACTGATAAACTTCTTGAAAACCGAGCAGCAACCTATCATCAGGAGGGAAACCATAAGAGTGCTCGGATTGTTGGGTGCTTTAGACCCGTACAAGCATAAAATGAACCTTGGCCAAATAGACTCTCAACTGGACACGCTCACTTCTATGGCTGATACCAAGAGCGAAACCGAAAACACACAAGACTTGACTACCAGCGAGATGTTGGTGAACATGTCTTCGTCTACTTTGGAAGAGTACTATCCAGCGATCGCCATAGCAACGCTCATGAGGATTATTCGTGATCCAACGTTATCGCAACACCACACCATGGTGGTGCAAGCGGTGACGTTCATATTTAAGAGTTTAGGGATCAAGTGCGTGCCGTACATCTCTCAGGTGATGCCCAGCTTCCTGAACGTTGTTAGAACGGCTGATGTTAACTTTCGCGAGTACCTGTTCCAACAATTAGCCATTCTAATCGCCATCGTGAAGCAACACATTCGAAACTATTTGGACGATATATTCAATCTGATCAAAGAGTTCTGGACCGTGAACAGTCCGCTGCAAAGTACgctgatacttttggtcgagcACATCGCGGTTGCGTTAGGCGCAGAATTCAAGATTTATTTGCCGCAACTAATGCCGCAAATATTAAGAGTACTGACGCACGACACCAGCAAGGATAGATCCGTTACGGTGAAGCTTCTTCAAGCGCTccagaaatttggaaataatttaGACAACTACCTACATTTGGTGTTACCGCCGATAGTCAAGTTGTTTCATACAACCGAGTGTCCAACGACCGTGAACAAGGTAGCCCTAGAAACGATCGACCACTTGGCAGACACACTGGACTTTACGGACTTTGCGTCCAGAATTGTACACCCTTTGGTACGAACTCTCGATCAATGCCCGGAACAACGAGTCACAGCGATGGATACGTTATGCGCGCTGGTGATTCAGTTGGGGAAGAAGTATCAGATCTTCATACCCTTGGTGCAGAAAATTATGACGAAACACAAGATTATTAATTCGCGTTACGATGTTCTGATCGACAAGATTTTAACGGAAACCACCGTGACCGATGGCGAAGATTTTCTGTTGATGAGACATCGTCATTCGAGAAATAAAAACCGTGATTTGTCCCTAACGTCGTCGGACACGACCACCATAAAAAGATTACACGTGTCAGCTTCGAACCTCCAGAAAGCTTGGACGGCGACGAGAAGAGTTTCAAAGGACGACTGGCTCGAATGGTTGAGGAGCTTATCGATCGGCTTGCTCAAGGAATCACCGTCTCCGGCGTTAAGATCTTGCTGGGCGCTCGCGCAGACCTATTCTCAATTACCCAGGGATCTATTTAACGCGGCATTCGTTTCTTGCTGGACGGAATTGGACGAAACGTACAGGTCCGAGCTTATACAGACTTTACAGCAAGCGTTGATGGTTCCGGATCTACCGGAGATTACGCAAACGATTCTGAACCTAGCAGAGTTTATGGAACACTGCGACAAGGGGCCCTTACCGTTGGACAATAAGATCCTAGGGGAACGAGCAATGCATTGTAGGGCTTACGCGAAAGCTTTGCACTACAAGGAAGACGAGTTCCATAAAAGTAGAAACAGCAACGTGTTCGAGTCTTTGATTTCCATTAATAACAAACTTCAGCAGAAAGAAGCCGCGGAAGGGCTTCTCGAGTACGTGATGAATCAGAATAATCAGCAAGACCTGAAGGTGCAAGTACGTTGGTACGAGAAGCTGCATAATTGGGACAAAGCGTTGCAGCTGTACAGAGAGAGATTGGAAGGAGATCCGGCGGACGTTGAATCCACTTTGGGCGAGATGCGTTGTTTGGAAGCTCTCGGGGAGTGGGGACAGTTGCACGACGTCGCCACCAAGTACTGGTCGAATCAAAACGACGAAATGAAACAGAGAATGGCTAGAATGGCAGCGGCTGCGGCATGGGGATTAAGTCAATGGGAAAGTATGGAGAAGTACGTTTCGTTGATACCGAAAGATACTCAGGACGGTGCCTTCTATAGAGCTGTTTTAGCGATTCACGATGAACAGTACAATGTCGCTCATCAGCTTATCGACAGTGCCAGAGACTTGCTGGACACGGAATTGACCGCCATGGCAGGCGAAAGTTACCAGAGAGCTTACAATGCTATGGTAGAGGTTCAGAAACTTGCGGAATTGGAGGAGGTGATACAATTTAAGCTGGTCCCAGAGAGAAGATTAACCATCAAGTCTATGTGGTGGGAGAGACTCCAAGGTGGGCAAAGAATAGTCGAAGACTGGCAGAAAATAATACAGGTTCACACATTGGTGGTTTCACCTCAGGACGATATGTACACTTGGTTGAAATACGCAAGCCTCTGTAGAAAGAGCGGCAGCCTGATGCTGTGTCATAAGACTTTGGTCATGTTGCTCGGAACAGATCCGTCGTTGACTCCTGACCAGCCATTGCCGACAACGTATCCTCAGGTGACTTTCGCTTACTGCAAGCATATGTGGGTTGCCAATAAGCGGGAGGAAGCGTACGGTCAACTTCAGAAGTTCGTGCAGACGTCTCGACAGCAGACAACCTTAACCGTGGTAAATCAGGAAGACGAGAAGCAACAAGAGATGAGAAAGAGGTTACTTGCCAGATGTTATCTGAAACTTGGCGAATGGTTGGAAGCTTTGGAGGGCATCAATGAACATTCTATACCGGCTGTACTATCTTACTATGCCGCGGCTACCGAACACGATCCAACCTGGTACAAAGCATGGCACGCGTTCGCCTATACCAATTTTGAGACTGTACTGTTCTACAAGCATCAGCAAGGTGATTCGAACACGGAGAGTACACCGGGCAATGGGACGCGCGGCAATCTCTCCAGTTCACAGTACATATCCAAGTTCACTGTGCCGGCTGTAGAAGGATTTTTCAGATCGATTAATCTCTCTCACGGCAATTCGTTGCAAGACACTCTTAGGTTGCTGACACTGTGGTTCGACTACGGCCAGTGGCCAGAGGTGTACGAAGCTATCGTGGAAGGGATCAGATTGATCGAAATTAATACTTGGTTACAAGTGATCCCTCAACTCATAGCGAGAATAGATACGCCCAGAGCCCTGGTTGGACGTTGTATACATCACCTTTTAATAGATATCGGGAAAGCGCATCCTCAAGCGTTAGTTTATCCGCTGACGGTAGCATCGAAAAGTGCTAGTCACGCTCGGAAAACTGCCGCGAACAAGATCTTGAAAAGTATGTGCGAGCATAGCCCGACCCTGGTGCAACAAGCAATGATGGCCAGCGACGAGCTGATAAGAGTGGCGATCCTTTGGCACGAATTATGGCACGAGGGCTTAGAGGAAGCCAGCAGGCTGTACTTCGGGGAGAGAAACGTCAGAGGAATGTTCGATACGTTGGAGCCTTTGCACGCGATGCTGGAAAGGGGGCCACAGACATTGAAGGAGACGTCTTTCAATCAAGCTTACGGCAGAGATCTAATGGAAGCGCAGGAATGGTGTCACAAATACAAAGCATCGCGCAATGTCCGAGATTTGAATCAAGCCTGGGATCTCTATTACCACGTTTTCAGAAGAATATCGAGACAATTGCCGCAGTTGACTAGTCTGGAGCTTCAATACGTCAGTCCAAAGTTACTCCTTTGCAGGGATTTAGAATTAGCCGTACCGGGAAGTTACAGTCCTGGACAACCAGTAGTCAGAATAGCGAGTATACATAGCTCTATGCAAGTGATAACGAGCAAACAACGACCACGGAAATTATGTATAAAAG GTAGCAATGGTAAGGATTACATGTTCCTCTTGAAAGGGCACGAGGATCTTAGGCAGGATGAACGCGTTATGCAATTGTTTGGTCTAGTCAATACCCTTCTGCTGCACGATCCGGACACATTCAGAAGAAATCTTACCATTCAA AGATACGCTGTAATTCCATTATCGACGAACAGTGGTCTTATCGGTTGGGTACCGCATTGCGATACGTTGCACACGCTGATCAGGGACTacagggaaaagaaaaagatattacTCAACATAGAACACAAAATAATGTTAAGG ATGGCTCCAGGTTACGATCATCTTATGCTTATGCAGAAAGTTGAAGTATTCGAGCATGCACTGGAGCATACTCATGGCGATGATTTATCGCGTCTTCTTTGGTTGAAATCGCCGTCGAGCGAAGTATGGTTCGACCGACGGACAAATTACACGCGTTCCCTCGCTGTAATGTCCATGGTGGGATATATTCTCGGTCTGGGGGATCGGCACCCGTCGAATCTGATGCTGGATCGTCTCAGTGGAAAAATACTACACATCGACTTTGGGGATTGCTTCGAAGTTGCCATGACACGCGAGAAATTCCCAGAGAAGATACCGTTCAGGTTGACTCGAATGCTGATCAACGCGATGGAAGTAACCGGAATCGAAGGGACGTACAGAAGGACTTGCGAATCGGTAATGTCGGTGTTACATCGAAACAAAGACAGTTTAATGGCGGTGTTGGAGGCTTTCGTCTACGATCCTCTTTTGAATTGGAGATTAATGGACAATGCTACACCAAAGAGCAAACGATCCGACGCTCAAGGGATGAGTGCCAGCAGTAATCAAGAACACGGCGATACATTGGATTCTCTTACTGCCACGTTGCCAAAGAAAGGAGTGCCATGCAGCATTGAGAATGGTG GTGACACCAATCAACCAGAAGCACTGAACAAGAAAGCCCTTGCGATCATAACTAGAGTCAGAGACAAATTAACAGGCCGAGACTTTTCTCACGAAGAAACGTTGAGCGTACAGCGTCAAGTCGATCTTTTAATTCAACAAGCCACCAATAATGAGAATTTATGCCAGTGTTATATTGGATG GTGCCCATTTTGGTAA